In the Deltaproteobacteria bacterium genome, one interval contains:
- a CDS encoding YihY/virulence factor BrkB family protein, with product MKHLISNLKHIATQYHKLDCFNLSAALSFYAILSILPILLIVISLVGHYIGQSDVLLDKTGGLIEAVVPSLKEGLVNNLQTVIKARTQSGWFGILLLFFVAHFMFANLEHTINRLLHAKEKRHFLITRLLFLVWLMGISFLLMVPSLVNLAQALVEKWGFTLEFSRIFRGNEWFFVSSVLSFVMMILLVPTQKIPFRDALTGGLIFAVLLQIARWGFRLYTPVYFHRYNLIYGSLTTLIVGAIWIFYFSNILLLCVLWVGERQKRV from the coding sequence ATGAAACATCTCATCTCCAACCTCAAGCACATCGCCACCCAGTACCACAAACTCGACTGCTTCAACCTGTCCGCGGCGCTTTCGTTTTACGCCATTTTGTCCATCCTGCCGATTCTGCTTATCGTCATCTCGCTCGTCGGTCACTACATCGGCCAGTCGGATGTCCTTCTCGACAAAACGGGGGGGCTGATTGAAGCCGTCGTCCCGTCGCTCAAGGAGGGGCTGGTCAACAATCTGCAAACGGTCATAAAGGCGCGCACCCAGTCCGGCTGGTTCGGCATCCTGCTTCTCTTTTTTGTGGCCCATTTCATGTTCGCCAACCTGGAGCACACGATCAACCGCCTTCTCCACGCAAAGGAGAAACGCCACTTTCTCATCACCCGCCTTTTGTTTCTGGTCTGGCTGATGGGGATATCCTTTCTTCTGATGGTGCCGTCGCTCGTCAATCTGGCGCAGGCTTTGGTTGAAAAATGGGGCTTTACCCTGGAATTCTCCCGGATCTTCCGCGGCAACGAGTGGTTTTTTGTCTCCTCGGTTCTTTCGTTTGTGATGATGATCCTTCTGGTGCCGACGCAAAAGATTCCCTTCAGGGACGCGCTGACGGGAGGGCTGATTTTCGCCGTCCTCCTGCAGATTGCCCGGTGGGGTTTCAGGCTCTACACGCCCGTCTACTTCCACCGGTACAATCTCATCTACGGATCGCTGACCACCCTCATTGTCGGGGCGATCTGGATTTTTTATTTTTCGAATATTCTGCTGTTGTGCGTTCTGTGGGTGGGGGAGAGGCAGAAAAGAGTATAA
- the der gene encoding ribosome biogenesis GTPase Der: MKPLVAIVGRPNVGKSTLFNRFVGKRQALVQDVPGITRDRHYAEAEWDGTTFRLVDTGGLEFETTDRLQKKMSDQAFKGIEEADCIICVVDGKVGVTTLDREWVEKIRKINKPKFFVVNKIDSAKDEALLADFYPLGMDPMFPVSAETSRGVSDLLDRVVSILKITPPAPPLNLRGGGGELLQIAIIGRPNVGKSTLLNRLLGEERAIVDETPGTTRDPINTYLSYQNRPVCLIDTAGIRKKGRTDTAIEKFSIVKSLKTIEKADVTFLLVDGNEGVTDQDTHVAGSAYEKDKPIILIVNKWDEGQKKTGRDSFLDQLQRKFHFSLYSPVLFVSAKTGSKTEKIFPTALRIYEQYQRRVPTAELNKAFGRIIEKHPLPVYRGRNIKIYYATQTGIAPPTFVVFSNEPGKIHFSYERYLNNALRESFGFTEVPVKIVFRKK, from the coding sequence GTGAAACCCCTCGTCGCCATTGTCGGCCGGCCGAACGTCGGCAAGTCCACTCTTTTTAACCGCTTCGTCGGCAAGCGGCAGGCCCTGGTTCAAGATGTGCCGGGGATCACCCGCGACCGGCATTATGCCGAGGCGGAATGGGACGGGACCACGTTTCGTCTTGTCGACACCGGCGGACTGGAATTTGAAACAACCGACCGGCTCCAGAAAAAAATGTCCGATCAGGCGTTCAAAGGAATTGAAGAGGCCGATTGCATTATCTGTGTTGTTGACGGCAAGGTCGGCGTCACCACCCTCGACCGTGAATGGGTGGAAAAAATCCGCAAGATCAACAAGCCGAAGTTTTTTGTCGTGAACAAGATCGACTCAGCCAAAGACGAGGCCCTGTTGGCCGATTTTTACCCCCTCGGCATGGACCCGATGTTTCCTGTGTCAGCGGAGACTTCGCGGGGCGTTTCGGATTTGTTGGATCGGGTGGTATCAATTTTGAAAATAACTCCCCCTGCACCCCCTCTTAATTTAAGAGGGGGAGGGGGGGAGTTATTACAAATAGCAATAATCGGCCGCCCGAACGTCGGCAAATCCACGCTCTTAAACCGCCTCCTCGGAGAAGAGCGGGCCATCGTGGACGAAACACCGGGGACTACCCGCGACCCGATTAATACCTATCTGTCCTATCAAAATCGTCCTGTTTGTCTTATCGACACCGCCGGCATCCGGAAAAAGGGGAGAACGGATACCGCTATCGAAAAATTTTCCATCGTCAAAAGTTTAAAGACAATCGAAAAGGCCGATGTGACGTTTCTTCTTGTGGACGGCAACGAGGGGGTCACCGATCAGGACACGCATGTGGCCGGTTCGGCCTACGAAAAAGACAAACCGATCATTCTCATTGTCAACAAGTGGGACGAGGGACAGAAAAAAACGGGCCGTGACTCCTTTCTGGATCAACTCCAAAGGAAGTTTCATTTCAGCCTTTACAGCCCCGTTTTGTTTGTCTCGGCAAAAACAGGTTCAAAAACCGAAAAAATATTCCCGACCGCCCTTCGGATTTACGAGCAGTATCAAAGGCGCGTCCCCACCGCTGAGCTGAACAAGGCGTTTGGCCGAATTATTGAAAAACATCCCCTGCCGGTGTATCGCGGACGAAACATCAAAATCTATTATGCAACACAAACGGGAATCGCCCCTCCGACGTTTGTTGTCTTTTCCAACGAACCGGGTAAAATCCACTTTTCGTACGAACGCTATCTGAACAATGCCCTCAGGGAGTCGTTCGGGTTTACGGAGGTGCCGGTCAAGATTGTTTTCAGGAAAAAATGA
- a CDS encoding VCBS repeat-containing protein gives MKRTIFFIFLLLASFLALRTLSQAYYPATFWSSDRLPLHIVGVRAGKVVSGDETNLVALSPNKLVVYRISESKLVPVAEYAGGGRDSWIKLSLIDLDGNGADEIIVSGFYHEDTSSFVATVRDGKIQKIADAPYHLSAITWEGEPPRQGEPPRQGEPPRQGKKILVAQKRFGGDDFSGPLIEMGLNGGKLVKKREIILPGGISGESISLFSVAGLEPMEGKGGFLQLNSMGKLLHYVRQGDGKYKKEWTSGESYSAVFTALDITVRNMMNEVEKERFLVPVSFQIKAEDQPLPLVTLPPPSSPSPLQVYVVKNEGYLKNIVGPIPSVKNAQMVRLVWSGYGFQEDWNSPRLDGAISDFDIVDWDDDGTPEILAALLLRDKGYFDTLKKQDSLLIVLDLP, from the coding sequence GTGAAACGAACGATTTTCTTTATTTTCCTCTTGTTAGCCTCTTTTTTGGCCCTGCGGACCCTGTCCCAGGCCTATTACCCCGCCACCTTTTGGTCTTCCGACCGTCTCCCTCTCCATATCGTTGGAGTCCGCGCCGGAAAGGTGGTATCGGGGGATGAAACCAATCTGGTTGCTTTAAGCCCCAACAAGCTGGTCGTTTACCGCATATCCGAGTCGAAACTTGTTCCGGTGGCGGAATATGCCGGTGGCGGGCGCGACTCATGGATTAAACTGTCGTTGATCGACCTTGACGGAAACGGCGCCGACGAGATCATCGTCTCCGGTTTTTATCACGAAGACACCTCGTCTTTTGTCGCGACGGTTCGGGATGGAAAAATCCAAAAGATCGCCGACGCGCCGTATCATTTATCCGCCATCACCTGGGAGGGCGAGCCGCCCCGGCAGGGCGAGCCGCCCCGGCAGGGCGAGCCGCCCCGGCAGGGGAAAAAAATCCTCGTTGCCCAGAAAAGGTTTGGCGGGGACGATTTTTCGGGGCCTTTGATCGAGATGGGGTTGAACGGGGGTAAGCTGGTAAAAAAAAGGGAGATAATCCTCCCCGGCGGAATTTCGGGCGAGTCGATATCCCTTTTTTCCGTGGCCGGACTGGAGCCGATGGAAGGCAAGGGAGGTTTTTTACAGCTGAACTCGATGGGAAAACTTCTTCATTACGTCAGGCAGGGAGATGGAAAATATAAAAAAGAGTGGACCAGTGGGGAGAGCTATTCGGCGGTATTTACCGCTCTAGACATTACTGTAAGAAATATGATGAATGAGGTTGAAAAAGAAAGGTTTTTGGTTCCTGTTTCATTCCAGATAAAAGCCGAAGATCAGCCTCTTCCGCTGGTGACCCTGCCGCCGCCGTCATCCCCTTCCCCCCTGCAGGTTTATGTCGTGAAGAATGAGGGGTATTTGAAAAATATTGTCGGCCCTATCCCCTCGGTCAAAAATGCGCAGATGGTCCGCTTGGTCTGGAGCGGATATGGTTTTCAGGAGGACTGGAATTCGCCGCGGCTCGATGGAGCCATCTCGGATTTTGACATCGTCGACTGGGATGACGACGGCACGCCGGAGATTCTCGCGGCCCTTCTTTTGCGGGACAAGGGATATTTTGATACGTTGAAAAAGCAGGATAGTTTGTTGATTGTGCTCGATTTGCCGTGA